GCGAAAAGGTTGAAGTTTGGGCTTTAGGCACAAACGCTATTGCTACATCTCAAATGCTAAAAGCTGGTGCAAACAAAGGTGCAACAGGATCCCACGCCATATGTTATTGCGCTCCAAAGGCTGATATTATCATCGGTCCCATATCCATTATTATTGCTCATGCCATGATGGGTGAAGTTACTCCAGAGATCGCTCTGGCTATAGGTTCATCTTCGGCCCATAAACTCCTTTTACCTCTTACACAGGAACCAGTTTCTATCATTGGCGCCATAAGAGAACCTCTCCCACACCTTGTAGATCGCCTTGTAACAGAGTATCTGGGATCTCTTTTTGCTGAAACTCAAGGTGAAGGAGGAATTCGTGAGTGAGCTTCATCTCGTTCTTGGAGGTGCTAAAAGCGGGAAAAGCTTCTACGCTGAGCAAATAATAACTGCTGCACATCCCCCTTACATTTATATTGCTACGGCTGAAGTGTTAGATGAAGAAATGGCCGAACGAGTAAAGCATCATAAGGAGCGACGTGGTAAAGACTGGATAACTTACGAAGAGCCTCTAAAGCTTACCGAACTGCTAGAAAGCTTACTCCCAAACCAGCTACCAATTCTTGTGGATTGCATTACTCTGTGGCTCTCAAACCTTCTCATTGCAGAAAAAGCACCAAAAGAAGCTGTGGAACGTCTATGTTCTGTCTTAAATCATCCACGTTCTGCTCCTATAGTTCTTGTTTCCAATGAAGTGGGCTGGG
This sequence is a window from Thermodesulforhabdaceae bacterium. Protein-coding genes within it:
- the cobU gene encoding bifunctional adenosylcobinamide kinase/adenosylcobinamide-phosphate guanylyltransferase, giving the protein MSELHLVLGGAKSGKSFYAEQIITAAHPPYIYIATAEVLDEEMAERVKHHKERRGKDWITYEEPLKLTELLESLLPNQLPILVDCITLWLSNLLIAEKAPKEAVERLCSVLNHPRSAPIVLVSNEVGWGIVPDNALARKFRDVAGWANQKLAAVCTHVSWMIAGIPILIKHPQSGMVFNPHVLNTKSSPHTPKRLD
- a CDS encoding DUF3842 family protein, which gives rise to MKIAVIDGQGGGIGSVIIKKIKEIYGEKVEVWALGTNAIATSQMLKAGANKGATGSHAICYCAPKADIIIGPISIIIAHAMMGEVTPEIALAIGSSSAHKLLLPLTQEPVSIIGAIREPLPHLVDRLVTEYLGSLFAETQGEGGIRE